From the genome of Vitis riparia cultivar Riparia Gloire de Montpellier isolate 1030 chromosome 2, EGFV_Vit.rip_1.0, whole genome shotgun sequence, one region includes:
- the LOC117907968 gene encoding uncharacterized protein LOC117907968, with product MYSRFQNLGFAANHSSNAFKNLGNSMQVGGARANYCMDTILRLDSPSSSIPDLTASKGVKRKWSLIDGTRGQQVGSSLSLGLGRSSSSSDSKGSSATACTTMSSAKENEEESSMDLELDFTLHLGNEKTPNPKKYAGSSLKALELQTDIDLELSLSTGPAESDITSIHASSTLPHNAIDMPLGVARAAHLDEGSTSSPWKPGTSLSSSLHAPLIKKTSLFSNQIPQRMDPTSPVPDLSSSIITTPKSSVTCTSGITQQQPQRSTSSKTCQFKGCGKGARGASGLCIAHGGGRRCQKTGCHKGAEGRTVYCKAHGGGRRCEFLGCTKSAEGRTDYCIAHGGGRRCSHEGCTRAARGKSGLCIRHGGGKRCQKENCTKSAEGLSGLCISHGGGRRCQFPACTKGAQGSTMYCKAHGGGKRCTVPGCTKGAEGSTPFCKGHGGGKRCSFQGGGICPKSVHGGTNFCVAHGGGKRCAVPECTKSARGRTDYCVRHGGGKRCKSEGCGKSAQGSTDFCKAHGGGKRCSWGQVGSQFGSQDGPCSSFARGKTGLCASHNALVQDKRVHGGATLAHTVQIPTPSKPEKMKDVVTTEDMNVDIMKMMGSSIVNPAGWTGLELKQVGLPQPHLPAREVRPSPVPVLAPEGRVHGGSLMAMLAGSPGLSPSDSKTLISGGPSEPRKPYMMPQSWM from the coding sequence ATGTACTCCAGGTTCCAGAATTTGGGCTTTGCTGCTAACCATTCCtcaaatgcattcaaaaatCTGGGCAATTCCATGCAAGTTGGAGGAGCCAGAGCCAACTATTGCATGGATACTATCCTGCGACTTGATTCCCCCAGTTCTTCAATTCCTGACTTGACTGCATCAAAGGGGGTCAAACGGAAGTGGAGTTTGATTGATGGAACCAGGGGCCAGCAAGTTGGTTCTTCACTGTCTCTTGGGCTAGGGCGTTCATCAAGTTCCTCAGACAGCAAAGGGAGTTCAGCCACTGCTTGCACTACAATGTCCTCagccaaagaaaatgaagaggagTCCTCTATGGATCTTGAATTGGACTTCACTCTGCATCTTGGCAACGAGAAAACACCCAACCCAAAGAAATATGCTGGCTCAAGTCTGAAAGCACTGGAACTGCAGACAGATATCGACCTGGAGTTGAGTCTCTCTACTGGGCCTGCCGAATCCGATATCACTAGTATTCATGCAAGCTCTACTCTACCTCACAATGCCATAGATATGCCACTGGGAGTTGCCAGAGCTGCGCATCTAGATGAAGGCTCGACATCATCTCCATGGAAACCAGGGACTTCTTTGTCATCATCATTGCATGCTCCATTGATAAAAAAGACTAGCTTATTTTCCAATCAGATTCCTCAAAGAATGGACCCAACTTCCCCAGTTCCGGACCTTTCATCAAGCATaataacaacaccaaaaagcTCAGTCACCTGTACTTCCGGGATAACACAGCAGCAACCACAACGCAGCACTAGTTCAAAGACTTGTCAGTTCAAGGGATGTGGAAAGGGAGCAAGAGGTGCTTCTGGCCTTTGTATTGCCCATGGAGGTGGTCGGAGGTGCCAGAAAACTGGATGTCATAAGGGAGCTGAGGGCCGTACAGTGTACTGCAAGGCACATGGGGGTGGCCGGCGATGTGAATTCCTTGGGTGCACAAAGAGTGCAGAAGGACGAACAGATTACTGCATTGCTCATGGTGGTGGCAGGCGATGCAGTCATGAGGGTTGCACTCGAGCTGCAAGAGGGAAATCAGGATTGTGCATCCGGCATGGTGGGGGGAAGAGATGCCAGAAGGAGAACTGCACGAAGAGTGCAGAAGGCCTCTCAGGTCTCTGCATCTCACACGGAGGTGGGCGTCGTTGCCAGTTCCCAGCATGCACAAAAGGGGCACAAGGAAGCACAATGTATTGCAAGGCCCATGGTGGGGGAAAACGGTGCACAGTTCCAGGGTGCACCAAGGGCGCAGAAGGGAGCACCCCCTTCTGCAAGGGGCATGGTGGAGGGAAAAGGTGTTCATTTCAAGGTGGTGGGATTTGCCCAAAGAGTGTTCATGGAGGGACCAACTTCTGCGTGGCACATGGGGGCGGGAAGAGGTGTGCAGTGCCAGAATGCACAAAGAGCGCAAGGGGACGAACTGACTATTGCGTCCGCCATGGAGGGGGCAAGAGATGCAAATCTGAAGGCTGTGGCAAGAGTGCACAAGGCAGCACGGACTTCTGCAAGGCACATGGTGGAGGGAAAAGATGCTCTTGGGGTCAGGTTGGGTCACAATTCGGCAGCCAAGATGGACCTTGTAGTTCATTTGCCAGGGGGAAGACTGGGCTCTGTGCATCACACAATGCCCTGGTGCAAGACAAGCGAGTCCACGGGGGTGCCACTCTGGCACATACTGTCCAGATCCCCACACCCAGCAAGCCTGAGAAGATGAAAGATGTTGTCACTACTGAAGACATGAATGTCGATATCATGAAGATGATGGGGAGTAGCATAGTGAACCCAGCTGGCTGGACTGGTCTTGAATTGAAACAAGTAGGACTTCCACAACCTCACCTCCCAGCCAGAGAAGTAAGACCATCACCAGTTCCAGTATTAGCTCCAGAAGGTAGGGTGCATGGGGGAAGTCTGATGGCCATGCTGGCAGGCAGTCCCGGTCTCAGTCCAAGTGACAGCAAAACCCTCATCAGCGGCGGTCCATCTGAACCTAGGAAACCATACATGATGCCCCAGAGCTGGATGTAA